TGCCGGAGATCATATCCGGCTTTGCCCGCCTAAAAAGGGAAGGGAGGCTCTCCGCCTCCCAATACCGCAAGCTCAAGCGCGAGCTCGCCGCCGACGTGGACGCCGCCACCGTGGTGGACTTGACGCCGGCCGTGATCGGCCGGGCCGTCGGCTGCCTGGAGCGCTCGCCCCTGCGCGCCTTGGACGCCATCCACGTGGCCTGCGCCTTGGAGTCCTCCTGCGGGCTCTTCGTGACGGCCGACCGCAGGCAGAGGGACGCCGCCGTTTCCTTCCACCTGCGGCTCGGGCCGAGTCTAGGCCTTTCGTCCTAAGAAGCGGCTAGGACCTTCGGCCCTTGCCGGGGTCGAGCTTCGGGGGTATGATATGGGACCGTGTGCGCCAAAGCCCCTTTGTGGAGAGTGGTATGAACGACAGGCGATTTTTGAAGGTCTTCCTTGCGATTTCCCTCGCTTTAGCTTTGGCCCCGCTGAAAGCCTCCTCCGAGCAGAAGCTGAAAATGGCGACGGTCTTCGTCAATGACAATAACGACACCACGGTGCGGTTCTTTTATGTAGAACGAGACGCCCTCAAGCTATTGATGTCCGGTCCGGAGCCGGAGGACGGCTCCAAGGAAAGGTACGACGGCGTTCCCGGCAGGTCCGCGCCTCTTTGGGAGAAGAGCTACAAGAGCCGCGCCGAAATGCCGACGTTGACGGCCGAAGAGGCCGCGAAAGCGCCTAAGCTGATCCGCCTTAAAGAAGGCAATAAATTTAAGCTGGTTTATTGGGCCTCCTGCGATAAATGCGGATGGAACTCCTTCCACTCCCTGGCCAGGGAGCTCACGATGCCCAAGGACGAGCCCGCGGCCAAGCCGGACAAGCCCGCCCCCGCTCCGGCCACGCCCGGCGCCAAGCCCAAGCCTAAACCCGCCCCGGCGCCGACGCCCGAGGCCAAGCCCGAGGGCGTTTCCGACGAGATTTGGGATCTGTCCAATCACAAGCCGGCCCTGGCCGAGGCCTTGCAGAATTACGTTGCCAAGAGCAAGGACAGCTCTTTTCCAGGCAAGCTCAAGGCCGCCAGCCAGGAAAAGCGCGACGGCATCTTGAACCGCGTCCTCGCTATGCTCGACGCGGGCAAGAGCGAGAACGAGGTGCGCCAATTCCTGGCCTATGCCTCCAAAACCTTATCCGGTTCCGGCCCCGCGGCCGGCCCGGCGGGCTCTCCCGGCGGAGGGGCTCCGGCAGGGGCCAGCCCCGGCCCCGCTTCCCCCGGCCCCCAGGCGCCTCCAGCGCCGGGCAAAAAGGACACAGGAACCGGCAAGAAGGACGAGGGCAAGCAGGAAAACCCCATCAATACCTTGGCCGGGCTCTTGAAAGATCCCAAGACCCGTGATAACGTCAACCTCAGCATCGCGGAGCGCTTCTTCAACCTGACGGCCAAGCCCAGGAAGGACAAGAAGAGCTACATCACCGACGAGGTCGCCAAGGATAAGGGCAAGGTCCTCCAGCGTCTCAAGGGCGAGATCGAGGCCTTGGTGAAATCCGACAAGGGGGCCTTGAAGGACCCGATGACGAAAGCCGAGCTTTACTTCGTGGTCGGGGCCGACAAGGAGGCTCCCTCCTGGGCCCAAGGCAACGTCATGCTCAAGAACTCCTTGAGCTCCGGCGCCAAGCTTTCCTTCCGCTCCGATTTCGACAACAAGATGGCGGATTGGACGGGTGCCGCCAAGGCCCCCGGCCAGAAGGGCCAGTATGTCGGCAAGGACGATGCCTCGAAATGGACGATCGCCTTTTTCACGGACGGCGCTTCCCAGGCCCATGCCCTTCTCAATGATCCCAGAGTCAAGAAGGAGATCGAGGATAACATCAAGAAGAACTTCCAGGGCGACAAGGAGCCCGTGCCCGGCACCCCGGACGGCGGCCAGAAGCCCGCCTTCGCCATGGGCAGCAAGCGCCCCCTCAACGTGGATGACCTCTACATCAACGGCGCCCGGACCGCCTACCTCCCCATCCCCGGCACCTACGGCAAGAAGGCCAACGGCCAGATGGATTTTGACTACCGCCGCGTGTCGCTCAAGCTGTACACGGAGGTGGTCATCGGAGCAGACGGCTACCCCGTCATGACCAATAAGGTGGATGTTGAGGATATCTCGGTCCCCGGCGACGACCACAAGCCCGGGATTTTCGGGCGGCGCCTGCCCATCCCCCAGGGCGGCACGCGCGTCGAGGACGCCAACTTCCACATTGACGACCGGGTCTCCAACAGCCACGCCTACAAGGTGGTCTTCGAGCCCAACGGGGACATGGTTTTCACCTTGCCCGACGCCCAAATGAAGCAGGCCAAGGCCGACGCCACGAAGAGCCTTTCAGGGGAGGAGGCCGTCCAAGCGGCCAAGGACTTCGAGGCCAAATGGACGATCAAGACCAGCGTCTCCGACCTCTACAACGTCCGGCGCGAGCAGATCGCCAAGGAAGGCTGGTCTGAGGAGATCAACGGCCAGTATTTCCGGGTGTTCGGCCAGGGCGGGCCCAAAGGGGCCTGGCTCTACTACAAGGCCG
This is a stretch of genomic DNA from Elusimicrobiota bacterium. It encodes these proteins:
- a CDS encoding type II toxin-antitoxin system VapC family toxin, which encodes MRIFLDSSALAKRYVEEPGSEEILRLCREAEEIILSSLCVPEIISGFARLKREGRLSASQYRKLKRELAADVDAATVVDLTPAVIGRAVGCLERSPLRALDAIHVACALESSCGLFVTADRRQRDAAVSFHLRLGPSLGLSS